A single Bactrocera tryoni isolate S06 unplaced genomic scaffold, CSIRO_BtryS06_freeze2 scaffold_967, whole genome shotgun sequence DNA region contains:
- the LOC120782160 gene encoding uncharacterized protein LOC120782160, translating into MPIMEDSGIDSEDKQSNSYEDSTVPILEKATTPTNTMTEAYDVVAVSHMADLEVVFRGSSGTTLGSSANAVVPEANTNKTIATKTVTSAALTAGESEDESTTTSNQPAPNTCRILQRKLELKVERARRNFSQHQQQQEQIRKSQSANLIPISRLPIPGDSEQKPLVDYKSDSSDEPEEISFFPAKLKNAQRQRKTELSDTFSIQEMTIESDVDSDDSGSQNLELLPPLRKTNFLESLKICFGCGSRRS; encoded by the exons ATGCCTATCATGGAGGATAGCGGCATAGATAGTGAGGATAAGCAGTCGAATAGCTACGAAGATTCTACAGTG CCAATATtggaaaaagcaacaacaccaaccAACACAATGACTGAGGCATATGATGTGGTCGCAGTTAGCCATATGGCGGATTTGGAGGTTGTCTTCCGTGGTAGCAGTGGTACAACGCTGGGAAGTAGTGCAAATGCAGTTGTGCCTGAAGCCAACACAAATAAAACGATTGCCACAAAAACAGTAACGTCAGCAGCGCTAACGGCTGGTGAGAGTGAAGATGAATCCACAACGACTAGCAATCAGCCGGCACCGAACACCTGTCGCATTCTGCAGCGCAAGCTGGAGCTGAAGGTAGAACGGGCGAGACGCAACTTTAGTCAGCACCAACAGCAGCAAGAGCAG ATACGAAAATCTCAATCAGCGAATCTCATACCCATTAGTCGGTTGCCCATACCAGGCGATTCGGAGCAGAAACCACTTGTAGATTATAAGTCCGATAGCAG TGATGAACCCGAGGAGATTTCATTCTTTCCTGCTAAACTGAAAAATGCTCAGCGACAGCGCAAAACGGAACTTAGCGACACTTTCAGCATACAGGAAATGACTATAGAGTCAGACGTGGACTCAGACGATAGCGGCTCGCAAAACCTCGAATTGTTGCCACCGCTGAGAAAGACGAACTTTTTGGAGAGTTTGAAAATTTGCTTCGGCTGTGGGAGTAGAAGAAGCTAA
- the LOC120782159 gene encoding dynein heavy chain 10, axonemal-like: MACRKNGWPLDRSTLYTCVTSYLDPDDVEERPPTGCYIQGLFLEGARWDMEIMQLARSHPKILVEDLPILSVVPIEVHRLKLQNTFRTPVYTTSLRRNAMGVGLVFEADLATTEDISHWVLQGVCLTLNRD, encoded by the exons ATGGCATGTCGCAAAAACGGTTGGCCGCTAGACAGATCCACTCTATATACCTGCGTTACCAGCTATCTGGATCCCGATGATGTCGAAGAGCGTCCGCCTACG GGCTGTTATATTCAAGGTCTCTTCCTGGAGGGTGCTCGTTGGGACATGGAAATTATGCAATTGGCACGTTCACATCCCAAAATTTTGGTGGAAGATTTGCCAATCTTGTCAGTGGTACCGATCGAGGTACATCGCCTGAAGCTACAG AATACATTCCGTACACCGGTATACACAACATCGTTACGCCGTAATGCCATGGGTGTTGGACTCGTTTTCGAAGCTGATCTGGCCACCACAGAGGATATCAGCCACTGGGTACTTCAAGGCGTTTGCCTCACACTCAATCGAGACTGA